From the genome of Aspergillus oryzae RIB40 DNA, chromosome 4:
ctcttcctcttcttcgtcactCTGCTCCCCGGCCACGGTACGGTAGACACCCCAGTCTTCGTCGTTCGCACCGAAGTCGTCGTCATCGCCACCGCGTCTTCGCTTCTTGGGGCCATCCGCAGCGAGGTTGGCAAGGGTCTTCATGCGCATCTGACTAGCTAACGATTTGCGGTTACCGAGGTCTGCCTTTAACCTGTCACgttctttgattctttgcAAGATGTTCTATTGAGCAGTTAGCAGCAGTATCATAAGTTTCTCGTCGTGCATCCCTACCTGTCGGTTAGTCCTGCGCTCAGAGAGCCAGCCCTCAAAGTCGTTCTCGCGCTTTTCCCGGTCAAggcgttcttcttcttcccggCGGGCCTTCTCCCGttccttctctgccttcGCGCGCTGTCGGGCCTCGACATTGGATTTCATAAGTCGCTGATGgcgcttctccttcagacCGGCCTCGTCCAGTTCCTCGTCCGGTACATCCAATAATGGGAACGACATTTCCTCGGCGGGCTCTTCGCTCTCTTCAACCCCGAGGTCCCTATTCCTAGATCGCTTGATAGACCGTTCTAAATCGCGGATAATCCGTTCGAGGTGTGCTTCGTCTTTCAGGTCCTCAGCCTCCAAGATGCGCCTCGCctccttctttgtctctGTTTGTAGACCGTTTTGGAGATCCTTGTAATATTCGAGCTcctgctctttcttcatgagCTTTTCCAGCCGCATCTTGGCTGCCTGCTCCTGCAGTCGACGTCcgctctctttcttgcgCTCTGCTATCCGGGCCAGTTCTTCCTCAGATTTCTCTGGCACAACATGCTCCGTAAATGGATATTGAACAACAAGATCCCTATCTTCAAGGCCCGTCCAATCCAAGTATTTGCTCAGTTCCTGATCGTAGTCCTTCGACACGTAGCAATGCTTATGGACCAGATCTTCCATCTGGCTTTCGGTCATTCTGGCGGGGAAGGTCGGGTACTTCAGTCTCATCAGTTTCAGTAGGTACTCCGACGCATGCATTCCACCCCAGTTGAGCCGCGAACAGTTCGAAAGTAGGGCCTTATTATTTAGTACAGGTATGACATGCGTTGATGTATGGGACGAGGAGATAATTAAGCCGTCGGTTCCACGATTGTATCGGTAGGAAAACAGGGAGTCGATTCCATAAGCGACTGAAGGCGCAGAGTAGCACTCGAATAGGATTTCGTTCATCACTAGAAAGGTGTCAGCGGGAACGATATCATGGCGGGATAAGTAGAAGTATCCAACTCACTCTTTCTGGGGTAGTTGAGATTCGCAATCGGTTCGGTCATGACTATAGGTCTGTCGACGCCACCATTGGCTCCGTCGACCCCCAACTTAAGGAATAGATAGTCTAGCACCCCTTCCATCACATCCCAGTTACCGACAACGCTGCTACCAGGGTCAAACGCATAGCGCAGCTGGCCGCGCGTAGTGGCATCGACGTAGGCATCATATCCGATAAACTGACACGCTTTATTGAGTTTCCGGTCGCGGTACCGGCTCATCACCGGGGGGAGGATGAATCGGGGGTTCTTGTCGAATGACCACCCGGCTTTGACCAAATTTGAGCCTgtcaaagaaaccaaagtATCAGCATGTGTAGATAAGCTGGGAACTAGAAGTGCAGGCCAACGCACCATTGTCAATCACGATAGCGCTTGTGTCGGGCTTTGACCTGCTCCGCTGATAGCCATCTGGCTGTGGGGCGTGGTAGCCTTTGAAAGGAGGCTCTTGAGCATTATAGACCTTCGGAGGTGGTTTCGCGGTACTCTTCTCAGTCGAGTTGATCGCGAAGCGGCCAGGGAGAACCGCTTGCACGGATGTGATAGTCATGGCGACGTGGATGTGGGATCAACCAGGAGCAACGTTAGAGCTTCCGGGGATACGGTTCACCGCATTGCAGGTTGTTGCGGGCAGATCAATGGTGAGGTTTCAGAGGAGGAGTGATCTGCAATTGATTGGGGTATCAAAGTCGGTTTAGAGAGTATTGGCGACACTGCCCCAGGATGGAAGAATGTGAAGCTTAAAATCCCCGGTTCTGAACGGCGGCGGCGCAGTGGACGGAAGAGCCACTGTCGGTCTTTGTATGGTGCCAAGACATCAATCTCACTATGTTTCTGCAGGTCTACTCCGTCCATCCAAATTGtgtaaagagaagaaaaaagaaatttctGAATATATTGTCTCAAATAAAAGCTTATAATAAATTCAATCCCAGTGGCCTTCCTTCCCAACATTTACTCCTTGTGGTATCTCATGTCTTTATCATGATTGATCTCATATCCCATCATGTGTACTAAAAACGCATTGAACAATCACTCGCCTTGCGACGGCTCTTTCAAGTTCTCGGTAGCTAGTCCTGTCAGTCGGAGTCTATGATATAGCGAAAAGGAATAAATACCTTCCAAATGAAATAGCACGTTAGACTGGTAGTTCTTGAACATTTGCGCCACCAGCTCCACGTTCATGTTTTGAATATTGACCTCCTGTGATATATTCTTTAGCAAAGTCTCAGGACCATAGGAAAGATTGACATACCTGGAGGCTCTTGTTCATGACCATGATGGCCTCATTTAGTTTCTCCTGTCCAGGTATCAGTATTGATTTTACATGGTCACAAGTAACATACaacattgttgatgattctTGAGAGAATCACTGCCTGCTGGTGCTCGTGTGGGCTCTCCTACAGAGTCCACATCAGTGCCGTCCCTATCTCTATAGATCCACATTCAATAAACCTACCATTATTCTTAGTATTGACTAGATAGTGTTAGGAATAGAGTGCTGGTCTGGTGTTTGTTTGTGCTCGCCCATCAATACTGCCCAATGCGGTGCATCACGTGGCTTAGAGTTCTCAGAGTAAATTGAGCCAAATCTGAGGCTTTATACTTAACTAGCTTTTATATTTCAAGCTCTATTAATCTTAATATTACTATACTGTTTGCAATACTATTCAAACACCCAACTTCTCTGCTATATAAGTGCTGTGTCCTGATACCAGTATAGACCAATCCGTATTGAGGCCCTCCACTTCAGACCATCTCCCAGCTTCACGATCTACCTTTCCGCACCAGCAATTTGGCATCTAACCTCCCGCCACCAAAACCAACTATCTAAGAAAGAACAGACAATCCAACCACTATGGCACCTCCTACTCCCGCCGAAAATGAAAGCCACCAACTACTCCTCAATCAACTCGACATCGCACAGGTCCCGCGCCCCTTCCGCAACCCCCATTGGAAGCCCTCCCAACGGCGCAACAAGAACGTCAAGCAACTGATCTCCGAGAGCTCCCGGAAAGAAGCCTCCCAGATGGCCACACAAGCCAACTCCGGCGCGACCACGCCTCTCGTGGCCACCACCTCTGCCAGTACAGACGGCAGCCAGACGCCCGCAGACGGGGGTCAGCGCACGAACATCGCGCAAGCAGCGCAGAACCTCTCCACGCTTGTCCTGGAGAAGAACGCACGGGCAATGTACTCGTCAGGGCCGGCGGTGACGTATACGAATATCGAGTCGGCGCCGTCGCTGCACCCCTCGCAGCAGACGAGGTATTGCGATATCACGGGGTTGCCAGCTCCGTACACGGATCCCAAGACCCGGCTGAGGTATCATGATAAGGAGGTCTTTGGGGTGGTCCGGTCTCTGGCGCAGGGTGTGCCTGAAAGTTACCTTGAGTTGAGGGCAGCGCATGTGGTCCTTAAGTAATGGGCGTTGGAGATTGCGTATAGGAAGTGATGATTTACGTGAACTTGTTTCGCAGGGAGGTGAGCTACGATGGCTGAACTATTTAGTTTGGATATGGAAAAAGCTAATACATTGCAGATACTATGCTATGATTTGGTCTACCATGTAGAATGTCCGGCCATCACAGTCAAGCCCTTTCCACCCACCATGCCCCTTTCGAGACAGGTTCAAAGAAAGCGCTCCGGCTTAATCGTGACCTTTATATTAGAGTCATTCTTCGCCTCGTGCTAGTTGCACTCGACTAATACCGACGCCCCACAATCAAGAGCGTCAGTTACAGCATCCAGGGACGCTGTCGCCGCGGCGTATGAGGGAGCCAGAAGGCTGGCAAGGAAGGGAGGTTCAAAGAGATCCAGAGTATCTAGATGTGATTACACAAATATAGACCAGTTCCAGTCCAATTCAAAGCTGCTGTTGTACATTGTCATCATTCATCAAATGACACCTGGATAATACCAGAACTGCACAATGTAAAGCCAACAACACTGTTCACGCAGTATCATTACATTGGCTCAACATATAATGGCAACATTGGACACATCGAACGACCGTACGTCATCCAATGCCAGATATCAATAACAATCAAGAAGCTAGCACAACCGAGACGAAAAATGTGCGGTTAAAACGCACTCCGAGCTAGCACTTACACCGCCTCCCCAAACCGCCTAGCCCCAGCCTAAGACGAAAGGGGAGACGtggcagaaaaggaaaagcaaatCAATCGCCATTGTCAATCTAAATAACGATCAATATCTATAGTTACTTTCTCACCTCTATTAATGAATAACGACCCTTCAACGCGACTGAACCCTGTTCCAATTCTACAACCCCGTCCAAAAGAAATACCCCGTGTGGTCCAGCTTGCGACCCCAATCCCACTCCAAACGGACCAATACAATATCTTATCGCGCACTTAACTTTTCGACCATCCGGAACCTGACCTCTCTACTCTGTACCTTCGTCCACAATATCACGAAACAATTGCGTCCCCACAAGCGCATGAACACACTTCCCTACGCTATATAGCAAATCGCACGCTTCTCCTCTTACCTATAATCTGAATCAACAGTCCAAAATGCCTACAATGTGGCTCTCAGATAACCAAAGTAAGACAAGATCACGCGCACAAAAACACCGTCCACAGTCTAACATGATATACAGAAATTGGGGTTATCTTCTGCTCAGGAGGTATGTGACAAGCATCATATACTCATTCACATTGCCGCGCAACTCTATATACACCGTCAAATGCCCGGGAAAAACACCCACGCtggaaccaaaaaaaaaaaaaaaaaaaaaaaaaaaaacgagCACCAATTGACATATGTCCAAAACAGgagccctcttcctcttcggcggcgtccttctcttcttcgatcgCTCGCTGTACGTCTTCCATTGCTATAATTAAATCAAACCCCTAAGGCTAACAATACATCCCCACAAACAGCCTCGCAATGGGAAATGTACATCTCCCCCCAACCCTAATCCTACCTCAACCAAACTAACGAAAATAAAACAAACAGATCCTCTTTCTAATCGGCCTAACGCTCATAATCGGCGTCCAAAAGACCCTAGCCTTCTTCAGCCGACGCCAAAAACTAAAAGGCACGGCCGCGTTCACCGCGggcatcctcctcatcctcctccgctGGCCGCTTACAGGCTTCCTAATCGAGCTATACGGGTTGTTTATCCTCTTTGGCGATTTCCTGATCACGATTGGGCAGTTTGCGGGCAATATTCCGGTTGTAGGGCCGTATTTGCAGAAGGGGTTGGAGGTTCTGGCTGGAGGGAGGAGTAATGCTGAGCTGCCTGTTTAGAAGgggagtttctttcttctaaTAGGGGTGGAGCTAGCGCCGCAGTTTTTATAAATGGATGGAATAGTATGTGTGACTTGAGCTACAGTACAACAGATTGTTCTTTAGTCTAACCACTTACGCTGCAGGgttcaagaaagagacagTAAAAGCCTGAATCAGGTTGCCACCGCTGGTTCTCATTCCTGGCCAGAGTGCAAGGGGATTTTCCCGAGGGCTGGATGCTTCAGGCAACACTAGTATAGTATTTGGAGACGTGGACTTGTGACAGCAATGTCTCTTGACGCCTATCCAGCAGCATGCACCATCTTATTCATGATCAAcgaaaaaataattaattacAATTCTGGCATTTCCAAATGCATCATCCCATCAATCTAACCCTAGCACAGTACTTTTTTCCCTGTTAAACAGAGAAAAGCACACCAATCCcataaaaaagaaacaagtaaTTCAACTCCACTGATTTGTCGTCACTAACATCGACATTATCAGCAATATTGGCATCGATATTGTCTTCGACATTGTCATCCATGTTATCATTGCCATTAACATCAACATTATCCCCATTCTTGCTTTTGTCAAAGGAAGCGACATTTCGCATCTCGATCTTGAATTGACAACAGCACGGAAACACCGTTTTAACGAACAACTCTGTACCAAGGTCTGGCTATACAATTTCTATGTTAGTATAGACCAAAACGCCAATGGCGTCAAGGCCGCGCCTTGAACACCTTATCCCCAACATATTTCACATACTCGGTTTTCCGACTCTAATTCCTGTCTGGTGTCTGGCGTATAGACACCAACGTGCGCCATACCTAGATAGAAGTCATAATTGTTAGCCATAGAAGAAGTTATAGTCAATAGACTAAGAAAGCATATACGTACTTTCTTTTCGCGCGAATATAACATACTGCACACCATGAGACGAATCCCCCCCAAAGGACCTTTGGTAAGACCAGTTCCTAATACTGGTAAGGTGTATTGGTACAGTACTTCATACCAGTACTGTTAGTGGATTGGTTTGCCACTTTGTGGTATTTAATCTGTCAGTTAgtgatttatttttttagtCATAGTAATGATATTATTTTGTCGTCTAGTGATATTGTGCATTTACTGAGTAAAGGATATGTGTCTGGGTCTGGATATTGGAGTATTATCTTCATCTCATATGAAAGATCAACcctgagaaggaagagaaagccaAAGAGTCTGAGATAGAGTATGTCATTTGGTCTCGTTTGTATAGCTAGATGTTCAGTAGTTAGGTTCTAACCTGTATATTTGTATTCTAAAAATTCTATTCACGGGTGATCTACAATGTAGTATTAACTCAGGTTGTCATTAAGTGAAGTTGATACGGATATTTACTCCTAGTGTGGTTCTAGAAAAAGTTGTGAATCTGAGTCTTCTTTGACTGTGTGAAGTACCTGTGTAAGTCTTGATATGGGACTTTTGTGTCCTGTAGCAGCAAGAACGGTGTCTATTCTTGACATAAATCTGTGACATACTGCCCGTAAGCAGCTCGGATTGGATCATTGCCAATCAGTATATAGATAGAGTCACGTAAATCctgatatactatatcttCCTCTTATCTAGTTTCCAGGGGTCACTGCTCTCCAGATCTAACTCAGGCGTGTACATTATGCAAGAGTGTATATTAGGCGAATAAGCACCCATGTTCGTCATACTTGTACAGATAACGAGAAACCTAGTTCTACACATCAGATCTCACAAACCACTATACCCTTGCCTATCGGCAACTTATCCATGAGACAGGAAATTGGAAATCTTTTTGCGTACTAGATCAGGACCTATGGCACATATCTACGAACGATGCTCAATATCGAACGGCGAACATATAACAGGAATAAAAGGGGTAGGGAGTAATAGTAGAAATGAAGAGGACCCGCCAGTAAATCGATTCAAAGCAGACACGGTCCTTTTCCGCAAGTTAAGAAGACACATTCATTGCATTTCCACACCGCCGTCTACTGGTGAGGGTTGATGATGTAGTCAGCGATTTTCTCGACAGCGGCTGAGGCGTTGGTGGTCTGGACATTCTCGCCGTGGTGGGCAACCAGGACGCAGGACGGGGTCTTCACAACGATAATCCCCTCCTTGCCCTAATAGAAAATTAGCATGTTTTCAATATGGAGACTCCGGTCAAGTCTCTAGTATGCAAGCGGGCGTTGTACCTTCTTTCCGTATAGACTGCGGTCGTCGGCCTTGATAGCGACGAACTTCTCTCCGCCGACCTTGATACCATTGGCCATCGCCACGTTACTTTGAGCGAAGGCGGCAGCGAGGCCTTGGAGCTCTTCAGCGCTGATCTGTGACGATCGTTAGTGGTTGTTTATTGGAATCCCGCCGGACACGGAGCCGACGGAGGGTCCAGAGTCATGGAATTCAGTGGTCGCATACCGAGAAGCCGGAAGATTTAGCCTCGATGCCGGAAAGGTTGTAGCTCAGAACGGCAGCCTTGTCAAATAGGCCAGATCCCATCAAGCTGTATGTTTGTGGTCAGCATACAAGACCGGCAAACTGAACGGTGGAAAGCTGTCGGGCAGAGCTTCGGATAGCGGAAGTGGGGTAATAGGAGAAAGCCTTAGGGGATGTATTGTACCTGGAATCGACATATCCTGTGAACAGAGACACAGAACTGTTAGCTACATCGTTCTATGAAGATGCTTGCTCGGAAAGCGCAAGCACTAGTCAGCGGAAAGGGACGGTCACTTCAATCGTACCTTGCCAAACAGCAGAGTGCCCACTCATGGTGAATAATGGACGGAGAAGCGACGGGAGAACGGTCAGAAAACGGAAGTAGGTGAGGCAAGGAAGGTGGTGATCCGCGAAAGGGTGTCAAAGTAGATGAAGGATATAGAAGTGGTTATTTGTTGTGtgggatgaagaaagaggggaaagagtcCGTTGAAGTTGATTATTAGTTAAGGTAGAGCCGCGCCGCCGAAGAGAGACCAGTAGGTGGGGTGTGTTTGGCTGCGTTGGCAACCAaacgggaaaaaaaaaacataagTGATTTGCGTGCCCCGCCCTGGCAATTAAATCCTGGAGGGCACTCTTTCATGCAATGGGATcatataattaaaaataaaatcataAAAAAATAACAGAACTGGCAAATCAAGCGCAACTGCACTCCTGGTATAATTTCTACACGGGTCAAcaatcaacaacaactctACACCTTTCACCAtgctttccccttcccagcCGATAGTCCGACGATTGAAGTACAGGAGTAGCTCTTGAGTCACCGCCATATTCTCAAGCTCCCTCACGGTTTAGTCTCGAGGCGGTGGAGAGAACCAACCGGTATTAGTCTAATTCGGGTTTGAACTGAGTAGAAGCACCCACTTGAACATCTCCGTCTCTTGGGTGATGTGATTCTCACTCCCCAATCTTCTTACCGCTTCTTACGCTATGCAGCTGCAAGGCACGTGCCTGTCATATTTGACAGGACAAATGCAGTCAGGCGCAGATTGTCTGCCTCTTTTTCTACAAATTCGGAGGTTCCCTCAACAATGATCCCGAATATATAGACTACGAGGGGGTTCTTAACCCTAAAATATTAGGCAGTTCCTTTGTTGAAACCCGAATAATGCTTGAAATGGACCATTAAAGTCGCCATAATGGCAGTTCTCTAGACGAAGTTCAAATGCTTGATTTAGCCGGGGGCTGTGTTACCATTCATATACTAATCGAAAACAACGCATGATATATGTCATAAACACCGCCAGCGATATACTTATATAGTGAACGGCTCTTTAATTGGGAACTCCCTTCCTGAACCCACCCAATCAACGGCAGATCAACATGTCTGCAAGCCATTGCGGCCAATGTACATTAAATCATTTTCCTAGAAtttttggcttttccccctttttttttttttttttttttttttttttttttttttttttttttttttggttcgTCTGGTCCTTTTACCGCTCAGCTGGCCGCCTTTTAATTAGTTAATATTCGGCCAATTCTAATTAACTCGGTTGTTCACAGTCACATAACTATATAATTAGACCAGGCAGACTACAACATACATACTAAAtagaccagacagaccagacaaaCCAGGCAGGCCAAGCTGTTCAACCAGACTAAGTAGACTAAGTAAGCAATTTAAATAGATTTAGTATAGTAAACTATTCTGCCGGCAGAAGCAGGTTAAAAATTTAGGAAAATGAATTAATGCAGAATGGCTTGCCGTACTACTCTAAAATGGATCCATTTTGTAAGTACGGAGAGATTCCCATCCCAGCCACCCAACCCTTAGTAAACACCTCTGGACTTCAGGGGCAAGAGTATCCCAAGAATATGGGAACGGAATTGTCACCTCCGCGGCGCACCCAGGACATCCATCTCCACCCAGCCCGCTCGATTCACCCGAGCACCAGCTGAACCCATCTTCATATTAGTCGATCTCTCCCCATTTTCATACCCATTTGGGAGTTCATATCTGCTGTTCGCCGGCAATTCGACTCTCCGATTATCATACATTTTCTCGGGGATGCCGCTGCGCTCATGGTGGACGTCTCTCCTCGTAAACCGCTCTTTGCGggccttttccttttgtgcCTCCCGGCGTTCGAACGCTGTCGGACAGGTCATTAATCCACAATGCATCCGAAGTAATACGTATTAGAAGAATAGGAGAAGTTTACCTCGCCAAAAGAAGACGTATAATCCCATGATCACGAAACAGGCCGCAAGAAAGGCGAACATCACACCTAACTCATGGCCGAGCGAGGACATCGGCGTGTAGGGTGGGATGTTCTTTGGTCTCTCGTTATCATTGTGCatctttcttcgccttccacgGCTCTTGTTACTTCCTTGGGTTTAGAGATGACTGGCGCTAGATGACGTTAACTATCTCACGAAGGCGAATTCACTCAGATTTCAATATACACCCGAAGAATCCAAGAATGAATCGAATAGCAGACCAGGGAGAGGGTCGGTGACATTTAAGTTCATGCTGTCCGCCTGCCAGGTCGCATGCGACAACAAGGCTGATCTTTGTTTGCCCGGAGGCTTCGTGTTGCCCGCATCTTGTTGGTCGGCGCccagagaaacaaagaagtgCGACGTCGGACCTGCCATTCTATTGGCTATCCGGTGTCCTGTTGCGAGTGTCGCGAAATAAAaccgaaaaaagaaaaaagagagtAAAGGAGAAGCAGCAAGGCattcaataataataatgatcATCTACTAGCTACTATAGGGTGAAAAACTACCCTCTTGGCTATATACAGATGTACATATTTATACCCGTTCTGTAGTCTATACTGTATGTAGGCTTTTTCCAAGTGACTAAGATTTGTTTTTTCTCCTAATATGTGGGCTGTATCTCTCTTGATATCGTTTTACTGGCCTACCTAGGCAGACTGAATTGCTTGATTTGCTTGAATTGACTGGTCTGCCTACTAATCTGCCTAGATAGATCAAATTGCCTAAACTGCCTCATCTGCCTCCTGACCTGCCTGATCTACGTAGGCAAGTCAACTTATCTAAACTACGTACGCAGTAAATTACTTAATGATAGGAATATTTTAAATTATATAACGATCTATATTTAGTATTACTAAGCGTAAAATCAAGCCAATGAGCGAAACGAGTGATTATGGATtgtctatatatatatattgattgattgaatcatCATGCATAGTAGTAGATACATCGTCGACTAAATCCGAATATACCAAGGCCGAagcaaaaacagaaaaaagtccaaagaaaaaggtatcATGTACACGTAGAAAAAGCGTAGCAAACCCAGTTTATACAACAGTCGGGTATGAATGCAAGTGCAGCCAAGAACAATGCAGCACacaaggggaagaaggtatAAAACACGAATAGCAGAGCCCAGACACTATGCACAGAGTATAATAGGGCTCTCTGCTGCTGAATGCATAAATGCAAATACGCTCGTATCAATGAGCAACCACCCAGGTTGCCAGGTCGTAGAAGAAgattagaaa
Proteins encoded in this window:
- a CDS encoding actin-related protein ARP5 (actin-related protein - Arp5p), producing MTITSVQAVLPGRFAINSTEKSTAKPPPKVYNAQEPPFKGYHAPQPDGYQRSRSKPDTSAIVIDNGSNLVKAGWSFDKNPRFILPPVMSRYRDRKLNKACQFIGYDAYVDATTRGQLRYAFDPGSSVVGNWDVMEGVLDYLFLKLGVDGANGGVDRPIVMTEPIANLNYPRKMMNEILFECYSAPSVAYGIDSLFSYRYNRGTDGLIISSSHTSTHVIPVLNNKALLSNCSRLNWGGMHASEYLLKLMRLKYPTFPARMTESQMEDLVHKHCYVSKDYDQELSKYLDWTGLEDRDLVVQYPFTEHVVPEKSEEELARIAERKKESGRRLQEQAAKMRLEKLMKKEQELEYYKDLQNGLQTETKKEARRILEAEDLKDEAHLERIIRDLERSIKRSRNRDLGVEESEEPAEEMSFPLLDVPDEELDEAGLKEKRHQRLMKSNVEARQRAKAEKEREKARREEEERLDREKRENDFEGWLSERRTNRQNILQRIKERDRLKADLGNRKSLASQMRMKTLANLAADGPKKRRRGGDDDDFGANDEDWGVYRTVAGEQSDEEEEEDLGGMLDVVEKELLEHDPEFTENHTLAAQSDWTKSLVHVFLRGPWPFDPESQREAHQLHLNVERIRVPEVVFKPSIAGVDQAGLVEIAADIVNQRFINPEDQSRLLRDVFMTGGNTLFQNFDERFRNEFRAFLPLDAELNVRRAKDPVLDAWKGAAQWASGADLAKSSITRQEYLEKGSEYLKEHDLGNVTTW
- a CDS encoding uncharacterized protein (predicted protein), which produces MRNVASFDKSKNGDNVDVNGNDNMDDNVEDNIDANIADNVDVSDDKSVELNYLFLFYGIGVKRHCCHKSTSPNTILVLPEASSPRENPLALWPGMRTSGGNLIQAFTVSFLNPAAQLSITPPSSQNLQPLLQIRPYNRNIARKLPNRDQEIAKEDKQPV
- a CDS encoding uncharacterized protein (predicted protein), encoding MHNDNERPKNIPPYTPMSSLGHELGVMFAFLAACFVIMGLYVFFWRAFERREAQKEKARKERFTRRDVHHERSGIPEKIWCSGESSGLGGDGCPGCAAEVTIPFPYSWDTLAPEVQRCLLRVGWLGWESLRTYKMDPF
- a CDS encoding uncharacterized protein (predicted protein); the protein is MAPPTPAENESHQLLLNQLDIAQVPRPFRNPHWKPSQRRNKNVKQLISESSRKEASQMATQANSGATTPLVATTSASTDGSQTPADGGQRTNIAQAAQNLSTLVLEKNARAMYSSGPAVTYTNIESAPSLHPSQQTRYCDITGLPAPYTDPKTRLRYHDKEVFGVVRSLAQGVPESYLELRAAHVVLK